The Nitrosococcus watsonii C-113 genome includes the window AAGTATCTGCTCAAACCGAAGTACCTGCTCAAACCGAAGTACCTGCTCAAACCGAAGTACCTGCTCAAACCGAAGTACCTGCTCAAACCGAAGCCAGCAATAAGCCTAGAATTAGCAAGCATGCTAAACGTAATAAAAAGCCTAAGAGGCGTAAAAAGGCAAAGAGCGGAAGAGGTTAAGCAGTGCCAAAAGTTGAGATGTATGCCACCTTACGGTGCCCTTACTGTATTGGTGCCCGCCGTTTGTTGGATAGTAAAGGAATTGATTATACAGAGATACGCGTCGATCTTGAGCCGGAGCAGCGGGCCATTATGATTAATAAAAGTCATCGTCGAACGGTGCCTCAGATATTTATTAATGATCAACCTATTGGTGGCTATGATGAGTTAGCACAACTAGAACAGACAAGGGAACTTGATGTCCTACTAGGACTTGCTTGAGATTAGGCAATAAGTCTGAGGGAGATATATATGTTAGATATAAGCTACTTTGATAGGATGGACTAATGGCAGAAGATAGTACAAACCAACCAACCAGCGAGCAAGGCCAGCAAGCCCAGTTCGCTATTCAAAAAATTTATGTTAAGGATCTTTCTTTCGAAACTCCTAATTCCCCTCATATCTTTAATCAGGCACAGGAATGGAAGCCTGAGCTCAATCTTCAGCTTAGTAACGAAAATCAACGTATCGCTGACAATATACATGAGGTGGTATTGTCACTCACTGTGACAGCCAAGCTTGGTGACCAAACGGCTTTTCTTGCTGAGGTTCACCAAGCAGGTATTTTTATGCTCAATGGTTATAATGATGAGAGCATGGGATCTTTGTTGGGTAGTTATTGTCCTAACATTCTGTTTCCTTTTGCCCGAGAGGTGGTTGCGGATTTGGTGACAAAGGGTGGTTTTCCACCACTGCTACTGGCGCCGATCAATTTTGATGCACTCTATGCGCAACAGCAGCAACAGCGTCAATCAGCCGAAGCGGCTGAAGTTCGCCATTAGATTTTAATTAATCGCTCTACCTGTGGTACTTCAAAA containing:
- the grxC gene encoding glutaredoxin 3, yielding MPKVEMYATLRCPYCIGARRLLDSKGIDYTEIRVDLEPEQRAIMINKSHRRTVPQIFINDQPIGGYDELAQLEQTRELDVLLGLA
- the secB gene encoding protein-export chaperone SecB, producing the protein MAEDSTNQPTSEQGQQAQFAIQKIYVKDLSFETPNSPHIFNQAQEWKPELNLQLSNENQRIADNIHEVVLSLTVTAKLGDQTAFLAEVHQAGIFMLNGYNDESMGSLLGSYCPNILFPFAREVVADLVTKGGFPPLLLAPINFDALYAQQQQQRQSAEAAEVRH